A stretch of DNA from Candidatus Zixiibacteriota bacterium:
GCTGTACTCGACATTGGGGCCTTCATGAATACTGATATTGTTGTCATGAATCCGGACATAATCGGCCTCATTGCCGGCGGCATGCTCGACCAAAATCCCGCGGCATCCGCCGTAAGTTGTCCCGCTGGCTATTACATTATGATGAATATCGGTGCCCCCCCCCGGCCTCGAAAGAGCAATCATGTAGGGGTTGGAACTGGAGGCGCAGGTACCGCTATAAGATGAGTATTTCAAGTTGCGGGCGTCGCCCTGAAGATTGCAATCGTAGATTTGAAAAACCCCGCGGCTGGTCCCTGAAGAGGCCATCCTGATTCCGGCATGAGGTGCTTTATAAATTGTCACCCCATGCACCCTGAGATTATAACTGTGACCGTTCGCCGCGGCAAAGGCGCTGTCGAAGGATCCATCTAAATCCATTATGAGGGCATCAAACTGGCAGCGGCTGTCATAGTAACTGACATCGCTCAGGAAGGTCCCGCCATCAATCTCGATATCATACCCATTGCCCGTCACGCATTTCCCCGACCAACCCGCCGCACGCATATTGACATTCTTCACCAGCAGGTCCGAGCCGCCGAATTCAAAACAGTTGTTATATTTAATGGTGCTGTCGTTATTGCGGGGCGGTTTATGGATAATCCATCCCCCCTCGACAACGATATCATGGAAGGGATAACCGGCAATTGAGTTAATTACTATTCCCTCCAGATTGCTTCCTCCAGCGGTCCCAAACTCGAGAGTGTCCTTCCCCAGATTAATATACCAGTGATGCAGCGGCAGGTGATAATCGGGAGTGAAAATGAGACCGTCAGCGGCCGAGGAAAGCTTCGTCCCGGCAATTGTAACCGTGTCCCATAAATCACTGCTGTGGTCGCCTGACCGGAAAGTCCATGGCAGCGAGGTAACCACATGCTGGCCGGCCTGTGCCGCCATCCCCACCAAAATCAACCCGATGACTAAAATTCCTCTCACAACAACTCCTCTCCTTCCCCGGACACAGGTGCTCCAAGAGTGTACCACTGTAGTGCGACAGCAACCGAATAAAATCGGGCCGGCGCAGAAACAACGGCTCTGTAAAAAACGAATCTAAAACGTTAGCAGTAAAGCACAGGTATGACCAGAAGGGAGGTCAATAGCATCTCCGGCTAAAAGCGTTGCGTGAAGTAATCCAGTCATCATATTAACCGGGAAAATATGACGCTTTTATCGAGATGTCAAGAAAAGAATCATCGCGATGAAAAATTCTTTCAACTGGGATGCCGTCGCCTTCGGGATTGACCGATTAATGTACTTAATCTCTATCGGAAGGTAAAGATAATGGATAATCAATCATCCATCTTGAAACGTGAATCGATGTCATCTTCATGCCGGATTTCATCTACCGGGTCTTCTTTCCCCTGCCCGGCGTAGAGACGGTTGGGCGTGTTATAGACGATGCCGTCGACCTGGCCGATATTCTTATAAGCATGAACCACTCCCGGCGGGACAATGACCGAAACCTTATTTTCGGCGCCGACATCAAGAGTAACTGATTTTCCCCGGGTGGGTGAGTCGGGGCGTGTATCCCAGAGATAGAGCCGAAAAGTGGAGGGGCCGATGAAACAAAAATAATCGGACTGGTCGCGATGCTCGTGCGGCCCGCGCGCGACCCCGGGTCTGGTCATGGAGACGTAAGCCATTGCCGGATGGTATCTGTCCTCGATTTCATCATCACGGAAAAGCTCAATCAGCCAGCCGCGGCGATCATCAAACTGGTTCAACTCTTTAATTATGACGCCGTCTATTTCGCATTTCATATTTTCCGCATCGCTCCATTCTGTTTAACGAATTCCTTTAAAGCCACTCTGTAATCCACCATCTTATTTAGACCTGCATCTTTCAGGTTCTTGTTTTCAAGCGCCGAGAATCCTGGACGGGGCGCCGGACGGGGATATTCCTCGGTCGTACAGGGAACAACATCAACCTCCATCTCCGCCTCTTCAAAAACGGCTCGAGCAAAATGATACCACGAGACCGCCCCCTCGGAAGTGCTATGGAATAATCCGGATAGGTTATTTTCAAGCGCAACCTGCGTCTGCCGCACAATCTCGTATGTCCAGGTTGGATTGCCGATTTGGTCGTCGACCACTTTGAGTGATGGCATATGCAGCCCCGATCGCCGCGCCGCTATTTGCTCCTGCCCCAATCTAATCATGGTCTTAACAAAATTCCTGCCGTGCAGTCCGTAAACCCAGGCGACACGAAGAATGACAAAATCCTGCAGGCAGTCAGCCACAAGCCTTTCCCCTTCCAGCTTGCTTCTCCCGTAAATAGTCATTGGATTGGGTTTGTCGGTCTCGATATACGGCGCCCCTTTGGAGCCGTCAAAAACATAATCGGTCGAATAATAAATCATTCCGGCGCCGATTTCGCGGCAGGCCCGGGCTATATTCTCGGTCCCCGCCGCATTGACCGCCATGGCGGTCTCGCGGTCGGTTTCGCAGCGGTCAACATCGGTAAAAGCCGCGGCGTGAATCACGATCTCCGGATTTCCGGCTTTTATGTAATCAAGAACCTGCCGGGAATCGCAGATATCGACCTCATCAATATCGAATCCGGAAAGTTCATATGCGCCGGCCAGCCCGGTCATCAGATCGGTGCCGAGCTGACCCTTATTCCCGGTCACCAGAATTCTTTTGCTCACCTTCGACCTCGTGCACTACTTCAAGCAGATATTTTTTATATTCATTATCAGCCATACCGTCCAGCACATTGTGAATCTGTTTCCGATTGATGAACCTCATCCGGTAGGCGATCTCTTCAATGCAGGCGATCTTCAGCCCCTGTCTTTTTTCAATGGTCGCGATAAAATTGCCCGCATCCAGCATGCTTTCGTGAGTGCCGGTATCGAGCCAGGCGATCCCCCGGCCCAATTTTTCCACCCGCAATTTCCCTCGCTCAAGATACGCTTTATTGACATCGGTTATTTCAAGCTCCCCACGCCCCGAGGGTTTCAGATTTTTTGTGATTTCGACCACCTCAGAATCATAAATATAAAGGCCGGTGACGGCATAGTTGGATTTGGGCTGTTTCGGCTTTTCCTCTATCGATACTACCTGCCCTGCCTCATCGAATTCCACCACCCCATATCGCTGTGGATCCCGAACATAATAGCCAAATACCAGAGCGCCCTCCCGGAAACTGCGCGCATGACGGAGAAAATCATAGACACCATAGAAAACATTGTCGCCCAGAATAAGAACCACCTTCTCATTCCCGATAAACTTCTCCCCGATGAGGAAAGCCTGGGCAATACCGGATGGCTTATCCTGAATCTCGTAGGCGATATTGAGGCCCAATTGACGCCCGTCGCCCAGAAGCTCCCGGAACATCGGCGTATCCTTGGGGGTGGAGATGATTAGAATTTCGGTGATCCCAAAAAGCATCAGCGTCGCCAGCGGATAATAAATCATCGGCTTATCATAGAGCGGCAGAAGTTGTTTGCAGGCCACCTGAGTCACCGGATAGAGGCGGCTTCCGAGTCCGCCCGCCAGTATGATCCCTTTTCTTACTTCACCCTTCATATTTATATCCTATCTATTTGAGTACATATCCTCATAATATTTCAGGTAATGGCCGCTGATACAATCCTCCAACCACTTCTCATTTTCGAGATACCAGGCCACCGTCCTGCGAATTCCCTTTTCGAAAGTAAAAAGAGGTTTCCAGCCCAATTGTGATTCGATATATGAGGCATCAATGGCATAGCGGCGATCATGACCCGGCCGGTCTTTCACAAAGGTTATCAACCGCTCCTTTGGTTCCCCGCCGATCATTTCATCCATGATGCGGCAAATGATTTTCACCAGTTCGATATTCTCAACTTCATTATGGCCGCCGATATTGTAGGTTTCGCCGGTCTTCCCCTGATGAAAAACCAGATCAAGAGCGCGGCAGTGATCCTCAACATAGAGCCAGTCGCGAATATTGCGACCATCGCCATAAACCGGAAGCGGCAGCCCGGCCCGGGCGTTGCGGATAACCAGCGGAATCAATTTCTCGGGGAATTGATACGGGCCATAATTATTGGAGCAATTGGTGGTAACGGCATCAAGGTCATATGTTTTGTGATAAGCGCGTACGAGATGATCGCTCGAGGCTTTGGAGGCCGAATAAGGGGAATTGGGATTATATGGCGTCGATTCGGTAAAATACCCGCTTTCCCCCAGTGAACCGAAAACCTCATCGGTGGAAACATGGTGAAACCGGAATTTCCTTTTCCCGGCCGATTTTTTCCGGGCCAGTTCCAGCAGATTGAAAGTGCCCATCACATTAGTGCGAATAAACTCAGCCGGGCCGACAATCGAGCGGTCAACATGCGATTCGGCCGCCAGATGAATGACGGAATCGATATCATATTTTTCGAAACAGGTTTGAAGGGCCTGATAATCGCAGATATTTATTTTCTCGAACCGATAATTGGCCGCTTTCTCGACGGAGGTCAGGCTGGAGAGGTTTCCGGCATAAGTCAGGCAGTCAACATTAATAAAAAGATACTGTGGATATTTAGGCACCATATAAAGAAGCAAATTGGAACCGATAAATCCCGCCCCGCCGGTGACTATAATATGTCTTTCGAAATTTCTTGAATCTGTCATTTAACTTTTCCGCTTTCGCTGATGACTTCCGGTTCAATGTCGATGCCGGGTCAAAATATAAACCCAAATGAATCATCGGTATATAAAAAAATCGTCAGATTCAGTTAAGATTTAATGGAATTACGTCAAATCGGAAGGATTAATTTGGCTTCTCCTTCGATTTGAAAGAGATTCCTCGGCCGGTCACTGTCCGCCAGAGTTCTCCAAGAAAGCCCCAGCCGAGGCCAAAATGTATGGTCGGGTAGATGGCGGGGAGAAGCGGCAGATATTTCATCCCTTTCCTCATCGCAACTGCGACCGACCAGAAGAGAATACTCAACAAATAAAGACCGACCGAACCCAGCAGAGCAAAAAAGGCCAATGACCGGAAAAATGACAGAAAAATTAAAATCGGAAGCCCGGCGGTAAAGAGGGCTATTATGAGCGTCCCTATTCCAAGCGTTCCGGGGTGTTTCCGGGCCAGCCGAAACCGCCCGATACCATATCGTTTCAACTGCGTGAAAAGGGCTGCCAGGGTTTCCCTGGGATAATACTTGACTGCCAGCCCTCTCGAAGTAAACGATTTATTCCAGATTTTCGATACCCGATAATTAAATTCGACATCCTCGCAAGCATCGAATCTTTCATCAAAATAGCCGACTTTTTCAAAGACTTCCCTTTTATACGAAGCCCCGGAGCTGGTCGGATTCACATACATTTCTTTATTGTTATAGATGGTCGAATCCGGTCCGTGACCGATGGCCGACTTTCTGGCCAGCGCCACGGCCTGCTGGAAAAGGGTGTTATCGGGCGGCTCCAAAAATTGCGGGCGACTGAGCACGGAAACACCCTTTTCCGCCATAAGCCGGGCGGTATTCAATAATAGTTGATTACTTTCGATAAATGTGTGCCCATCGATGAAAGTAATAATCTCACCGGTGGCTCTTTTGGCGCCGATATTTCTTCCACCTGATGACCGCCCGACCGGATTGGGGAAAAGCTTTA
This window harbors:
- a CDS encoding dTDP-4-dehydrorhamnose 3,5-epimerase family protein, whose amino-acid sequence is MKCEIDGVIIKELNQFDDRRGWLIELFRDDEIEDRYHPAMAYVSMTRPGVARGPHEHRDQSDYFCFIGPSTFRLYLWDTRPDSPTRGKSVTLDVGAENKVSVIVPPGVVHAYKNIGQVDGIVYNTPNRLYAGQGKEDPVDEIRHEDDIDSRFKMDD
- the rfbA gene encoding glucose-1-phosphate thymidylyltransferase RfbA; translated protein: MKGEVRKGIILAGGLGSRLYPVTQVACKQLLPLYDKPMIYYPLATLMLFGITEILIISTPKDTPMFRELLGDGRQLGLNIAYEIQDKPSGIAQAFLIGEKFIGNEKVVLILGDNVFYGVYDFLRHARSFREGALVFGYYVRDPQRYGVVEFDEAGQVVSIEEKPKQPKSNYAVTGLYIYDSEVVEITKNLKPSGRGELEITDVNKAYLERGKLRVEKLGRGIAWLDTGTHESMLDAGNFIATIEKRQGLKIACIEEIAYRMRFINRKQIHNVLDGMADNEYKKYLLEVVHEVEGEQKNSGDRE
- the rfbD gene encoding dTDP-4-dehydrorhamnose reductase; this encodes MSKRILVTGNKGQLGTDLMTGLAGAYELSGFDIDEVDICDSRQVLDYIKAGNPEIVIHAAAFTDVDRCETDRETAMAVNAAGTENIARACREIGAGMIYYSTDYVFDGSKGAPYIETDKPNPMTIYGRSKLEGERLVADCLQDFVILRVAWVYGLHGRNFVKTMIRLGQEQIAARRSGLHMPSLKVVDDQIGNPTWTYEIVRQTQVALENNLSGLFHSTSEGAVSWYHFARAVFEEAEMEVDVVPCTTEEYPRPAPRPGFSALENKNLKDAGLNKMVDYRVALKEFVKQNGAMRKI
- the rfbB gene encoding dTDP-glucose 4,6-dehydratase gives rise to the protein MTDSRNFERHIIVTGGAGFIGSNLLLYMVPKYPQYLFINVDCLTYAGNLSSLTSVEKAANYRFEKINICDYQALQTCFEKYDIDSVIHLAAESHVDRSIVGPAEFIRTNVMGTFNLLELARKKSAGKRKFRFHHVSTDEVFGSLGESGYFTESTPYNPNSPYSASKASSDHLVRAYHKTYDLDAVTTNCSNNYGPYQFPEKLIPLVIRNARAGLPLPVYGDGRNIRDWLYVEDHCRALDLVFHQGKTGETYNIGGHNEVENIELVKIICRIMDEMIGGEPKERLITFVKDRPGHDRRYAIDASYIESQLGWKPLFTFEKGIRRTVAWYLENEKWLEDCISGHYLKYYEDMYSNR
- a CDS encoding glycosyltransferase; translation: MKLSLKDELKDLPKISVVMPIKNEARYIARTIEQILSQDYPDDKKEILVICGQSEDNSTEIVAGIASQDSRVKLFPNPVGRSSGGRNIGAKRATGEIITFIDGHTFIESNQLLLNTARLMAEKGVSVLSRPQFLEPPDNTLFQQAVALARKSAIGHGPDSTIYNNKEMYVNPTSSGASYKREVFEKVGYFDERFDACEDVEFNYRVSKIWNKSFTSRGLAVKYYPRETLAALFTQLKRYGIGRFRLARKHPGTLGIGTLIIALFTAGLPILIFLSFFRSLAFFALLGSVGLYLLSILFWSVAVAMRKGMKYLPLLPAIYPTIHFGLGWGFLGELWRTVTGRGISFKSKEKPN